A genomic segment from Hordeum vulgare subsp. vulgare unplaced genomic scaffold, MorexV3_pseudomolecules_assembly, whole genome shotgun sequence encodes:
- the LOC123421969 gene encoding photosystem I assembly protein Ycf3: MPRSRVNGNFIDKTFSIIANILLRIIPTTSGEKKAFTYYRDGMLAQSEGNYAEALQNYYEATRLEIDPYDRSYILYNIGLIHTSNGEHTKALEYYFRALERNPFLPQAFNNMAVICHYRGEQAILEGDSEIAEAWFDQAAEYWKQAIALTPGNYIEAQNWLKITKRFEFE; this comes from the exons ATGCCTAGATCCCGTGTAAATGGAAATTTCATTGATAAGACCTTCTCAATTATAGCCAATATTTTATTGCGAATAATTCCGACAACCTCAGGAGAAAAAAAGGCATTTACTTATTATAGAGATG GGATGTTGGCTCAATCCGAAGGAAATTATGCGGAAGCTTTGCAAAATTATTATGAAGCTACGCGACTAGAAATCGATCCCTATGATCGAAGTTATATACTCTATAACATAGGCCTTATACACACAAGCAATGGAGAGCATACAAAGGCTTTGGAATATTATTTCCGGGCACTAGAACGAAACCCCTTCTTACCGCAAGCTTTTAATAATATGGCCGTGATCTGTCATT ACCGAGGAGAACAGGCCATTCTAGAGGGTGATTCGGAAATTGCGGAAGCTTGGTTTGATCAAGCTGCTGAATATTGGAAACAAGCTATAGCGCTTACTCCGGGAAATTATATTGAAGCACAAAACTGGTTGAAGATTACGAAGCGCTTTGAATTTGAATAA